One genomic window of Pelmatolapia mariae isolate MD_Pm_ZW linkage group LG5, Pm_UMD_F_2, whole genome shotgun sequence includes the following:
- the nek4 gene encoding serine/threonine-protein kinase Nek4 isoform X1 gives MMNNYTFIRVVGKGSYGEVNLVKHKTDRKQYVIKRLNLTTSSKRERRAAEQEAQLLSQLRHPNIVTYKESWEGDDCQLYIVMGFCEGGDLYHRLKQQKGELLPERQVVEWFVQIAMALQYLHERNILHRDLKTQNIFLTKTNIIKVGDLGIARVLENQNDMASTLIGTPYYMSPELFSNKPYNHKSDVWALGCCVYEMSTLKHAFNAKDMNSLVYRIVEGKLPQMPSKYEPQLGDLIKSMLSKRPEDRPDVKLILRQPYIKRQIAMFLEATKEKTAKSRKRPVGGSGDCRTSSVSPVMSCQPKPERLAPSPQPEPRARVKRKDDKSQHFKGRNGVVDSTPIQTPPPFKPSSPDALRASLLTVSNIDIDIPVQQDNDLIQRQVQPVVSHHWAANEPLTHNVSKDSKVRGKPDPSPPPSPLKPPLKSVSGVCGTREDEGRVASDLSDFQRQAKSNPGDKLSISGEKKISDMDDKDDTMELLKKADPQDPNLENEVLEADADNKNNTVTLFKHAPAHLPTSYIQESLESTEKLLEPLPPPLEPVKEESLLQASKPDRAATCLTPLYLSSEPSISQQHRGKHTRQKHEDQDKSKVAALRPLPQLPVDTVAVEGKKRSRRNSETKKADVTVTSESVSSHNDGLLPGPQDRPLSARERRRLRQSQESARQPGVSAVRRASYDVTSTKAEHDSAPFTRSVSASFAESNSKQDKLLEQKSDEDECSSSTSSTERSEGDCRERKTESSDMHDLVNMMTQTLRMDVGDGVSEGDRGRFGSTALPEFKLNRKYRDTLLLHGKAREEAENLSLGQIEGSPSGPAKIRRAIERLRTDVVKGLGVKLLDKVLEVMEEEDDAKRELCLRNLMGDEKYQAYAVMVRQLKFFEDMAFKI, from the exons ATGATGAATAATTACACTTTCATCAGGGTCGTTGGGAAAGGGAGCTATGGTGAGGTGAACTTGgtgaaacacaaaacagacCGTAAACAG TATGTTATAAAGAGATTGAATTTGACCACCTCCTCCAAACGTGAACGACGTGCTGCGGAGCAGGAGGCGCAGCTGCTGTCTCAACTGCGCCATCCCAACATTGTGACTTACAAGGAGTCCTGGGAAGGAGATGACTGCCAGCTGTACATTGTGATGGGTTTCTGTGAAGGTGGAGACCTCTATCACAGGCTTAAACAACAAAAAGGAGAGCTGTTACCCGAGAGGCAGGTGGTGGAGTGGTTTGTCCAGATAGCCATGGCATTGCAG TACCTACATGAGAGGAACATTCTTCATCGGGACCTTAAAACGCAGAATATCTTCCTGACGAAAACCAACATCATTAAAGTGGGGGACCTTGGCATTGCCCGAGTACTGGAGAACCAGAATGATATGGCCAGCACACTCATAGGAACCCCATACTACATGAGTCCTGAACTCTTCTCTAATAAACCTTATAACCACAAG TCAGATGTATGGGCCCTGGGCTGCTGTGTATATGAGATGTCTACACTGAAACACGCCTTCAATGCCAAGGACATGAACTCACTGGTGTATCGTATTGTAGAGGGAAAG CTTCCACAGATGCCCAGTAAGTATGAGCCCCAGCTTGGAGATTTAATCAAAAGCATGCTGTCTAAGAGACCTGAAGACAGGCCCGATGTCAAACTCATTCTCCGGCAGCCCTACATAAAACGGCAAATTGCCATGTTCCTTGAGGCAACAAAAGA AAAAACTGCCAAGTCACGAAAAAGACCTGTTGGTGGCAGTGGTGATTGTAGGACCAgcagtgtgtcacctgtgatgTCATGTCAGCCAAAGCCTGAGAGGCTGGCTCCCAGTCCACAACCTGAACCTCGTGCCAGGGTAAAGCGG AAAGACGACAAATCGCAACACTTTAAAGGCCGGAACGGTGTGGTAGACAGCACTCCCATCCAGACGCCTCCGCCATTCAAACCCTCTTCACCTGATGCTCTCAGAGCATCCCTGCTTACTGTTAGCAACATTGATATTGATATCCCagtgcagcaggacaatgacctGATACAGAGACAGGTGCAGCCTGTCGTGTCACATCACTGGGCAGCTAATGAACCTCTCACGCACAATGTGAGCAAAGACAGCAAGGTGAGAGGGAAACCAGATCCCTCTCCCCCTCCTTCGCCACTAAAGCCCCCTCTGAAGTCTGTATCAGGTGTTTGCGGCACGAGAGAAGACGAAGGGAGGGTGGCCAGTGACTTGTCTGACTTTCAGCGACAGGCCAAATCAAACCCTGGGGACAAGTTATCTATCTCGGGGGAGAAAAAGATTTCAGATATGGACGATAAGGATGACACCATGGAGTTACTTAAAAAAGCTGATCCACAGGACCCAAATCTAGAAAACGAGGTTCTAGAAGCAGATGCAGACAATAAGAACAACACTGTGACTCTTTTCAAGCATGCTCCAGCACACCTACCTACCTCATACATCCAA GAAAGCCTAGAATCTACTGAAAAGCTGTTAGAGCCACTCCCTCCACCACTA gaaCCCGTTAAGGAAGAATCTCTATTACAAGCCAGTAAGCCAGATCGAGCTGCTACATGTCTAACTCCTCTGTACCTATCATCAGAACCATCTATATCACAGCAGCACAGAGGAAAGCACACAAGACAGAAACATGAGGACCAGGACAAG TCCAAGGTGGCCGCTCTTAGACCTTTACCTCAGCTTCCTGTTGATACTGTAGCTGTGGAGGGGAAAAAGAGGAGCAGAAGGAACTCGGAGACCAAGAAAGCTGATGTGACTGTGACCTCTGAATCAGTTAGCTCCCATAATGATGGACTTTTACCAGGACCACAG gatCGTCCCCTCTCTgcaagagagagaagaagactCAGGCAGTCCCAAGAGAGTGCCAGACAACCAG GTGTTAGTGCTGTACGGAGGGCATCTTATGATGTCACGTCCACCAAGGCTGAGCACGACAGTGCCCCATTTACTCGATCTGTGTCTGCCTCTTTTGCAGAGTCCAATAGTAAG CAGGATAAGCTGCTGGAGCAAAAATCAGATGAAGATGAATGCAGCTCATCTACAAGTTCCACAGAGCGTTCAGAAGGAGACTGCAGGGAGAG AAAGACTGAATCCAGTGACATGCACGACTTAGTTAATATGATGACTCAGACTTTGAGAATGGATGTTGGAGATGGTGTAAGCGAGGGGGACAGAGGCAGATTTGGCTCTACCGCACTGCCAGAGTTTAAACTGAACAGGAAGTACAGGGATACCCTGTTGCTTCATGGGAAGGCTCGAGAGGAAGCGGAGAACTTGTCACTCGGTCAAATAG AAGGCTCCCCATCTGGTCCGGCCAAAATAAGAAGAGCCATAGAACGTCTGAGAACAGATGTGGTGAAGGGCCTGGGGGTCAAGCTGTTGGACAAAGTGCTGGAagtgatggaggaggaggatgacgCTAAAAGAGAA ctgtgccTTCGCAACCTGATGGGAGATGAGAAGTACCAAGCCTATGCTGTGATGGTGAGGCAGCTGAAATTCTTTGAGGATATGGCctttaagatttaa
- the nek4 gene encoding serine/threonine-protein kinase Nek4 isoform X2, producing MMNNYTFIRVVGKGSYGEVNLVKHKTDRKQYVIKRLNLTTSSKRERRAAEQEAQLLSQLRHPNIVTYKESWEGDDCQLYIVMGFCEGGDLYHRLKQQKGELLPERQVVEWFVQIAMALQYLHERNILHRDLKTQNIFLTKTNIIKVGDLGIARVLENQNDMASTLIGTPYYMSPELFSNKPYNHKSDVWALGCCVYEMSTLKHAFNAKDMNSLVYRIVEGKLPQMPSKYEPQLGDLIKSMLSKRPEDRPDVKLILRQPYIKRQIAMFLEATKEKTAKSRKRPVGGSGDCRTSSVSPVMSCQPKPERLAPSPQPEPRARVKRKDDKSQHFKGRNGVVDSTPIQTPPPFKPSSPDALRASLLTVSNIDIDIPVQQDNDLIQRQVQPVVSHHWAANEPLTHNVSKDSKVRGKPDPSPPPSPLKPPLKSVSGVCGTREDEGRVASDLSDFQRQAKSNPGDKLSISGEKKISDMDDKDDTMELLKKADPQDPNLENEVLEADADNKNNTVTLFKHAPAHLPTSYIQESLESTEKLLEPLPPPLEPVKEESLLQASKPDRAATCLTPLYLSSEPSISQQHRGKHTRQKHEDQDKSKVAALRPLPQLPVDTVAVEGKKRSRRNSETKKADVTVTSESVSSHNDGLLPGPQDRPLSARERRRLRQSQESARQPGVSAVRRASYDVTSTKAEHDSAPFTRSVSASFAESNSKDKLLEQKSDEDECSSSTSSTERSEGDCRERKTESSDMHDLVNMMTQTLRMDVGDGVSEGDRGRFGSTALPEFKLNRKYRDTLLLHGKAREEAENLSLGQIEGSPSGPAKIRRAIERLRTDVVKGLGVKLLDKVLEVMEEEDDAKRELCLRNLMGDEKYQAYAVMVRQLKFFEDMAFKI from the exons ATGATGAATAATTACACTTTCATCAGGGTCGTTGGGAAAGGGAGCTATGGTGAGGTGAACTTGgtgaaacacaaaacagacCGTAAACAG TATGTTATAAAGAGATTGAATTTGACCACCTCCTCCAAACGTGAACGACGTGCTGCGGAGCAGGAGGCGCAGCTGCTGTCTCAACTGCGCCATCCCAACATTGTGACTTACAAGGAGTCCTGGGAAGGAGATGACTGCCAGCTGTACATTGTGATGGGTTTCTGTGAAGGTGGAGACCTCTATCACAGGCTTAAACAACAAAAAGGAGAGCTGTTACCCGAGAGGCAGGTGGTGGAGTGGTTTGTCCAGATAGCCATGGCATTGCAG TACCTACATGAGAGGAACATTCTTCATCGGGACCTTAAAACGCAGAATATCTTCCTGACGAAAACCAACATCATTAAAGTGGGGGACCTTGGCATTGCCCGAGTACTGGAGAACCAGAATGATATGGCCAGCACACTCATAGGAACCCCATACTACATGAGTCCTGAACTCTTCTCTAATAAACCTTATAACCACAAG TCAGATGTATGGGCCCTGGGCTGCTGTGTATATGAGATGTCTACACTGAAACACGCCTTCAATGCCAAGGACATGAACTCACTGGTGTATCGTATTGTAGAGGGAAAG CTTCCACAGATGCCCAGTAAGTATGAGCCCCAGCTTGGAGATTTAATCAAAAGCATGCTGTCTAAGAGACCTGAAGACAGGCCCGATGTCAAACTCATTCTCCGGCAGCCCTACATAAAACGGCAAATTGCCATGTTCCTTGAGGCAACAAAAGA AAAAACTGCCAAGTCACGAAAAAGACCTGTTGGTGGCAGTGGTGATTGTAGGACCAgcagtgtgtcacctgtgatgTCATGTCAGCCAAAGCCTGAGAGGCTGGCTCCCAGTCCACAACCTGAACCTCGTGCCAGGGTAAAGCGG AAAGACGACAAATCGCAACACTTTAAAGGCCGGAACGGTGTGGTAGACAGCACTCCCATCCAGACGCCTCCGCCATTCAAACCCTCTTCACCTGATGCTCTCAGAGCATCCCTGCTTACTGTTAGCAACATTGATATTGATATCCCagtgcagcaggacaatgacctGATACAGAGACAGGTGCAGCCTGTCGTGTCACATCACTGGGCAGCTAATGAACCTCTCACGCACAATGTGAGCAAAGACAGCAAGGTGAGAGGGAAACCAGATCCCTCTCCCCCTCCTTCGCCACTAAAGCCCCCTCTGAAGTCTGTATCAGGTGTTTGCGGCACGAGAGAAGACGAAGGGAGGGTGGCCAGTGACTTGTCTGACTTTCAGCGACAGGCCAAATCAAACCCTGGGGACAAGTTATCTATCTCGGGGGAGAAAAAGATTTCAGATATGGACGATAAGGATGACACCATGGAGTTACTTAAAAAAGCTGATCCACAGGACCCAAATCTAGAAAACGAGGTTCTAGAAGCAGATGCAGACAATAAGAACAACACTGTGACTCTTTTCAAGCATGCTCCAGCACACCTACCTACCTCATACATCCAA GAAAGCCTAGAATCTACTGAAAAGCTGTTAGAGCCACTCCCTCCACCACTA gaaCCCGTTAAGGAAGAATCTCTATTACAAGCCAGTAAGCCAGATCGAGCTGCTACATGTCTAACTCCTCTGTACCTATCATCAGAACCATCTATATCACAGCAGCACAGAGGAAAGCACACAAGACAGAAACATGAGGACCAGGACAAG TCCAAGGTGGCCGCTCTTAGACCTTTACCTCAGCTTCCTGTTGATACTGTAGCTGTGGAGGGGAAAAAGAGGAGCAGAAGGAACTCGGAGACCAAGAAAGCTGATGTGACTGTGACCTCTGAATCAGTTAGCTCCCATAATGATGGACTTTTACCAGGACCACAG gatCGTCCCCTCTCTgcaagagagagaagaagactCAGGCAGTCCCAAGAGAGTGCCAGACAACCAG GTGTTAGTGCTGTACGGAGGGCATCTTATGATGTCACGTCCACCAAGGCTGAGCACGACAGTGCCCCATTTACTCGATCTGTGTCTGCCTCTTTTGCAGAGTCCAATAGTAAG GATAAGCTGCTGGAGCAAAAATCAGATGAAGATGAATGCAGCTCATCTACAAGTTCCACAGAGCGTTCAGAAGGAGACTGCAGGGAGAG AAAGACTGAATCCAGTGACATGCACGACTTAGTTAATATGATGACTCAGACTTTGAGAATGGATGTTGGAGATGGTGTAAGCGAGGGGGACAGAGGCAGATTTGGCTCTACCGCACTGCCAGAGTTTAAACTGAACAGGAAGTACAGGGATACCCTGTTGCTTCATGGGAAGGCTCGAGAGGAAGCGGAGAACTTGTCACTCGGTCAAATAG AAGGCTCCCCATCTGGTCCGGCCAAAATAAGAAGAGCCATAGAACGTCTGAGAACAGATGTGGTGAAGGGCCTGGGGGTCAAGCTGTTGGACAAAGTGCTGGAagtgatggaggaggaggatgacgCTAAAAGAGAA ctgtgccTTCGCAACCTGATGGGAGATGAGAAGTACCAAGCCTATGCTGTGATGGTGAGGCAGCTGAAATTCTTTGAGGATATGGCctttaagatttaa
- the glt8d1 gene encoding glycosyltransferase 8 domain-containing protein 1, whose translation MGLRRVNVIILVLLAVAFLIIVQRNLLNLSDFLHTEKPDEGVILPFESELSPDLNLARTGEEIPILITAAEDRLGAVVAAMNSVYMNSKANVVFTIVTLNETVAHLKAWLSNTRLNSVKYKIVIFKPELLNGKISKDPQTPEAAKPLTFARFYLPAYIPEAEKAIYLDDDVIVQGDIQELYETNLKPGHAAAFSDDCDSASAKGIVRGAGNQNNYIGFLDFKKEAIKKLGMRATTCSFNPGVFIANLTEWKNQNITQQLEHWMELNTQEDLYGKTLAESITTPPLLIVFYKRHSSIDPMWHVRHLGVTGAGSRYSSQFVKAAKLLHWNGHYKPWGRGSSFTDVWDKWFIPDPTGKFHPVRRHTGDS comes from the exons ATGGGGCTGAGGAGAG TTAACGTGATCattcttgtgctgctggctgttgCCTTCCTCATCATAGTCCAGCGAAATCTCCTCAATCTCAGTGACTTTTTACACACAGAAAAGCCAG ATGAAGGGGTGATTCTTCCCTTTGAGTCTGAACTGTCTCCAGACTTGAATTTGGCAAGGACGGGTGAGGAGATTCCTATTCTCATCACCGCTGCTGAGGACAGACTTGGTGCTGTTGTTGCTGCGATGAACAGTGTGTACATGAACAGCAAAGCCAATGTTGTCTTCACCATCGTGACCTTGAATGAAACCGTCGCTCACTTAAA aGCATGGCTGAGTAACACTAGACTAAACAGTGTCAAATATAAGATAGTAATTTTTAAGCCTGAGTTACTTAATGGGAAGATATCTAAGGATCCTCAGACCCCGGAGGCTGCAAAACCA CTGACTTTTGCCAGGTTTTATCTTCCTGCTTACATTCCCGAAGCAGAGAAAGCTATCTATTTGGATGATGATGTCATTGTACAAG GTGACATTCAGGAGCTTTATGAAACCAACCTCAAACCGGGACATGCCGCAGCCTTCTCTGATGACTGTGACTCGGCATCTGCCAAAGGCATTGTTCGTGGGGCGGGAAATCAG AATAATTACATTGGCTTCTTGGATTTCAAGAAGGAAGCTATTAAGAAGCTGGGGATGAGAGCCACCACTTGCTCTTTCAATCCCGGGGTCTTCATTGCCAACCTGACTGAATGGAAGAACCAAAACATCACCCAGCAGCTGGAGCACTGGATGGAGCTCAACACACA GGAGGATCTATACGGTAAAACCCTCGCAGAAAGCATTACCACCCCTCCACTCCTCATTGTTTTTTACAAACGCCACTCTAGCATTGACCCCATGTGGCACGTGAGACACCTCG GTGTAACAGGTGCTGGAAGCCGCTATTCTTCCCAGTTTGTGAAAGCTGCCAAACTCCTGCATTGGAACGGACACTATAAGCCCTGGGGGCGAGGATCCTCCTTTACTGATGTGTGGGACAAGTGGTTCATTCCCGACCCCACAGGAAAATTTCACCCTGTGCGAAGACACACGGGGGACAGCTAG
- the nek4 gene encoding serine/threonine-protein kinase Nek4 isoform X3 — MMNNYTFIRVVGKGSYGEVNLVKHKTDRKQYVIKRLNLTTSSKRERRAAEQEAQLLSQLRHPNIVTYKESWEGDDCQLYIVMGFCEGGDLYHRLKQQKGELLPERQVVEWFVQIAMALQYLHERNILHRDLKTQNIFLTKTNIIKVGDLGIARVLENQNDMASTLIGTPYYMSPELFSNKPYNHKSDVWALGCCVYEMSTLKHAFNAKDMNSLVYRIVEGKLPQMPSKYEPQLGDLIKSMLSKRPEDRPDVKLILRQPYIKRQIAMFLEATKEKTAKSRKRPVGGSGDCRTSSVSPVMSCQPKPERLAPSPQPEPRARVKRKDDKSQHFKGRNGVVDSTPIQTPPPFKPSSPDALRASLLTVSNIDIDIPVQQDNDLIQRQVQPVVSHHWAANEPLTHNVSKDSKVRGKPDPSPPPSPLKPPLKSVSGVCGTREDEGRVASDLSDFQRQAKSNPGDKLSISGEKKISDMDDKDDTMELLKKADPQDPNLENEVLEADADNKNNTVTLFKHAPAHLPTSYIQEPVKEESLLQASKPDRAATCLTPLYLSSEPSISQQHRGKHTRQKHEDQDKSKVAALRPLPQLPVDTVAVEGKKRSRRNSETKKADVTVTSESVSSHNDGLLPGPQDRPLSARERRRLRQSQESARQPGVSAVRRASYDVTSTKAEHDSAPFTRSVSASFAESNSKQDKLLEQKSDEDECSSSTSSTERSEGDCRERKTESSDMHDLVNMMTQTLRMDVGDGVSEGDRGRFGSTALPEFKLNRKYRDTLLLHGKAREEAENLSLGQIEGSPSGPAKIRRAIERLRTDVVKGLGVKLLDKVLEVMEEEDDAKRELCLRNLMGDEKYQAYAVMVRQLKFFEDMAFKI; from the exons ATGATGAATAATTACACTTTCATCAGGGTCGTTGGGAAAGGGAGCTATGGTGAGGTGAACTTGgtgaaacacaaaacagacCGTAAACAG TATGTTATAAAGAGATTGAATTTGACCACCTCCTCCAAACGTGAACGACGTGCTGCGGAGCAGGAGGCGCAGCTGCTGTCTCAACTGCGCCATCCCAACATTGTGACTTACAAGGAGTCCTGGGAAGGAGATGACTGCCAGCTGTACATTGTGATGGGTTTCTGTGAAGGTGGAGACCTCTATCACAGGCTTAAACAACAAAAAGGAGAGCTGTTACCCGAGAGGCAGGTGGTGGAGTGGTTTGTCCAGATAGCCATGGCATTGCAG TACCTACATGAGAGGAACATTCTTCATCGGGACCTTAAAACGCAGAATATCTTCCTGACGAAAACCAACATCATTAAAGTGGGGGACCTTGGCATTGCCCGAGTACTGGAGAACCAGAATGATATGGCCAGCACACTCATAGGAACCCCATACTACATGAGTCCTGAACTCTTCTCTAATAAACCTTATAACCACAAG TCAGATGTATGGGCCCTGGGCTGCTGTGTATATGAGATGTCTACACTGAAACACGCCTTCAATGCCAAGGACATGAACTCACTGGTGTATCGTATTGTAGAGGGAAAG CTTCCACAGATGCCCAGTAAGTATGAGCCCCAGCTTGGAGATTTAATCAAAAGCATGCTGTCTAAGAGACCTGAAGACAGGCCCGATGTCAAACTCATTCTCCGGCAGCCCTACATAAAACGGCAAATTGCCATGTTCCTTGAGGCAACAAAAGA AAAAACTGCCAAGTCACGAAAAAGACCTGTTGGTGGCAGTGGTGATTGTAGGACCAgcagtgtgtcacctgtgatgTCATGTCAGCCAAAGCCTGAGAGGCTGGCTCCCAGTCCACAACCTGAACCTCGTGCCAGGGTAAAGCGG AAAGACGACAAATCGCAACACTTTAAAGGCCGGAACGGTGTGGTAGACAGCACTCCCATCCAGACGCCTCCGCCATTCAAACCCTCTTCACCTGATGCTCTCAGAGCATCCCTGCTTACTGTTAGCAACATTGATATTGATATCCCagtgcagcaggacaatgacctGATACAGAGACAGGTGCAGCCTGTCGTGTCACATCACTGGGCAGCTAATGAACCTCTCACGCACAATGTGAGCAAAGACAGCAAGGTGAGAGGGAAACCAGATCCCTCTCCCCCTCCTTCGCCACTAAAGCCCCCTCTGAAGTCTGTATCAGGTGTTTGCGGCACGAGAGAAGACGAAGGGAGGGTGGCCAGTGACTTGTCTGACTTTCAGCGACAGGCCAAATCAAACCCTGGGGACAAGTTATCTATCTCGGGGGAGAAAAAGATTTCAGATATGGACGATAAGGATGACACCATGGAGTTACTTAAAAAAGCTGATCCACAGGACCCAAATCTAGAAAACGAGGTTCTAGAAGCAGATGCAGACAATAAGAACAACACTGTGACTCTTTTCAAGCATGCTCCAGCACACCTACCTACCTCATACATCCAA gaaCCCGTTAAGGAAGAATCTCTATTACAAGCCAGTAAGCCAGATCGAGCTGCTACATGTCTAACTCCTCTGTACCTATCATCAGAACCATCTATATCACAGCAGCACAGAGGAAAGCACACAAGACAGAAACATGAGGACCAGGACAAG TCCAAGGTGGCCGCTCTTAGACCTTTACCTCAGCTTCCTGTTGATACTGTAGCTGTGGAGGGGAAAAAGAGGAGCAGAAGGAACTCGGAGACCAAGAAAGCTGATGTGACTGTGACCTCTGAATCAGTTAGCTCCCATAATGATGGACTTTTACCAGGACCACAG gatCGTCCCCTCTCTgcaagagagagaagaagactCAGGCAGTCCCAAGAGAGTGCCAGACAACCAG GTGTTAGTGCTGTACGGAGGGCATCTTATGATGTCACGTCCACCAAGGCTGAGCACGACAGTGCCCCATTTACTCGATCTGTGTCTGCCTCTTTTGCAGAGTCCAATAGTAAG CAGGATAAGCTGCTGGAGCAAAAATCAGATGAAGATGAATGCAGCTCATCTACAAGTTCCACAGAGCGTTCAGAAGGAGACTGCAGGGAGAG AAAGACTGAATCCAGTGACATGCACGACTTAGTTAATATGATGACTCAGACTTTGAGAATGGATGTTGGAGATGGTGTAAGCGAGGGGGACAGAGGCAGATTTGGCTCTACCGCACTGCCAGAGTTTAAACTGAACAGGAAGTACAGGGATACCCTGTTGCTTCATGGGAAGGCTCGAGAGGAAGCGGAGAACTTGTCACTCGGTCAAATAG AAGGCTCCCCATCTGGTCCGGCCAAAATAAGAAGAGCCATAGAACGTCTGAGAACAGATGTGGTGAAGGGCCTGGGGGTCAAGCTGTTGGACAAAGTGCTGGAagtgatggaggaggaggatgacgCTAAAAGAGAA ctgtgccTTCGCAACCTGATGGGAGATGAGAAGTACCAAGCCTATGCTGTGATGGTGAGGCAGCTGAAATTCTTTGAGGATATGGCctttaagatttaa
- the spcs1 gene encoding signal peptidase complex subunit 1, with translation MLPIFKSIPTHMDYKGQKLAEQIFQGIILISAGIGFVYGLIIEQFGWTVYIVLAGFAISCVLTLPPWPMYRRNPLSWQPALPESTAEPSQKPQESTKKKKHK, from the exons ATGCTGCCTATATTCAAGTCTATCCCCACGCATATG GATTATAAAGGTCAGAAGCTGGCAGAACAGATTTTCCAGGGAATAATACTCATCTCAGCG GGGATTGGATTTGTGTACGGTCTGATCATTGAACAGTTCGGGTGGACAGTGTACATTGTCTTGGCTGGTTTTGCTATCTCCTGTGTG TTGACCTTGCCTCCATGGCCTATGTACAGAAGGAATCCTCTGTCCTGGCAGCCAGCTTTACCAGAGAGCACTGCAGAGCCCAGCCAAAAACCTCAGGAAAGCAccaaaaagaagaagcacaaaTAA